The Zobellia alginiliquefaciens genome contains a region encoding:
- a CDS encoding translocation/assembly module TamB domain-containing protein has product MMVIVLICILGTVILSLPFVQTSFAKYATDSLNKDFGTNINIDKLRISLITWDTNLEGVYIEDYQKDTLFYVNRLTTSILSVRNLSKGKLEFGDIKIDELDFKLKTYLDNRNTNLEVFIDKFDDGQPRKPGTDPFFFSSSDVEISNSTFRLIDENFENELLLDFKELNIAASDFQILGPQVSADINTMAFNSQRGINVEQMSTDFKYTKQQMRFDSLRIQTVGSHLKGDLVFDYERKDFADFLNKVNLNAEFVESEVAFDEINLLYNQFGKGKTVNFSSKVSGVLNDLDTKELFLQSDNTGIRGDFNFKNLFVRKQPFIMRADMKNVTSSYYELRSLMPNILGKSLPSSFQKLGQFTIRGNTVVTENSIDAKVNLNTAIGSSYADLELSDINNIDNATYKGFVSLIDFDLGDFTDNKQLGKTTLDFNVEGQGFVQETLNTEVIGEVYAIEFNDYEYNDLKVSGILKEQLFDGTLLSNDENIQFSFKGLADFGEARNNFNFIASVDYADLNKLNFINDSISIFKGNVNMDITGNTLDNLVGDVKFTKTIFQNKNDIYYFEDFKVSSTFENNNIRVIDINSPDIITGYLKGRFKVKELGRLVQNSLGSIYTNYRPFQISDGQTLAFNFKIYNKIVDVFFPEVKFDPNTFIKGRIVADEGDFKLNFKSPSIVAFGNEADNIDVKIDNKNPLFNTYISVSDLSTNYYDVKDFNLINTTLKDTLFFRTEFKGGSELNDSYNLNFYHTFNKDNKSVIGLKTSDVNFKGNKWVLNKDGDNKNKVVINRTLDSIDIREIVMNNSEQEQIRLKGQLADSTYKDLQLQFKIVSLNKITPAIDSLKLQGEVNGTLNILQKDNIYLPSSNLAVEDFSINDMRLGDLTVGIVGNKDLTEFAVNSQITDKGVEKLSVVGNVSNKGDIPTSNLLVSLDKFDLEPFAPLGEDVINNIRGFVSGNARIQGPVDNPDFSGVLSLDKAGLGIPYLNVNYNFAANSRVNLDKQTFDFDQIKITDVDKKTKATLDGTISHSFFDNWVLDLNVDTKNDRLLILNTDFEEEVLYYGTGYLDGKGRIFGPTKALNIKVEGKTARGTSLKIPLSDVASVGDYSFINFVEKNQLNHVEEERILDEFQGLELTFDLDVTPDAEVEIVTDTKTGSSLKGSGVGILLIRINTRGAFEMYGDFVVVEGQYNYKFGGVINKTFQVQPGGTIVWDREPLKATLDLEAVYALNANPAPLLDNPGYTRRIATEVVIKLTDDLESPDIEFNIDFPGTNSIVQSELEYRLQDPTVEEKNALFLLAQGSFVNDQTGIDQQAVTGNLLQSASGLLNQVLGNNDKFNLGLSYEQGILDRSADYQTENRIGVTVSTQISDRLLFNGKVGVPVGGTTETVVAGNFEIQLLLNEEGTLSAKFFNRENEIQEYLADRLGYTQGVGISYEVDFNSFRELFKNLLKKEEPKEKLPDPKEVPSAVMGKDSLLRFYPKDKRLN; this is encoded by the coding sequence ATGATGGTGATCGTGCTGATCTGTATTTTGGGTACGGTCATACTTTCTTTGCCGTTCGTTCAAACAAGTTTTGCCAAATATGCCACTGATAGCCTAAACAAAGATTTTGGAACAAATATTAATATAGATAAACTACGTATATCCCTGATTACTTGGGATACGAACCTTGAGGGTGTTTATATTGAAGATTACCAAAAAGACACACTTTTTTACGTTAACAGACTTACTACTTCAATTCTGAGTGTTCGGAATCTGAGCAAGGGAAAACTGGAGTTTGGTGATATTAAAATTGACGAGCTCGATTTTAAGTTGAAAACTTATTTAGATAATAGAAATACCAACTTAGAGGTATTTATAGATAAGTTTGATGATGGCCAGCCACGAAAACCGGGTACAGATCCTTTCTTTTTTTCGTCTTCAGATGTGGAGATTTCAAATAGTACCTTTCGTTTGATAGATGAAAATTTTGAAAATGAACTTTTACTGGATTTTAAAGAGCTGAATATTGCCGCATCGGATTTTCAAATTTTAGGCCCTCAGGTGTCTGCGGATATCAATACAATGGCCTTTAATAGTCAGCGTGGTATCAACGTTGAGCAGATGTCCACGGACTTTAAGTATACCAAACAACAGATGCGTTTTGATTCCTTGCGAATACAGACGGTTGGTTCTCATTTAAAGGGAGATTTGGTTTTTGATTATGAGCGAAAAGATTTTGCCGATTTCTTGAATAAGGTGAATCTAAATGCCGAATTTGTTGAGTCTGAGGTTGCTTTTGATGAGATAAACCTACTGTATAATCAATTTGGAAAGGGAAAAACGGTCAATTTTTCTTCAAAAGTGAGTGGTGTATTAAACGATCTGGATACAAAGGAACTTTTTCTACAGTCTGATAATACGGGAATAAGGGGCGATTTTAATTTTAAAAATCTATTCGTTAGAAAACAGCCGTTTATCATGCGGGCCGATATGAAAAATGTAACCTCTAGTTATTATGAGTTACGTTCGTTAATGCCTAATATTCTGGGTAAATCGTTACCTTCTTCGTTTCAGAAATTAGGACAGTTTACTATACGGGGCAATACCGTAGTGACTGAAAACTCTATAGATGCCAAGGTAAATCTAAATACGGCAATTGGTAGTAGCTATGCGGATCTTGAGCTTTCTGACATTAATAATATAGATAATGCAACCTATAAAGGTTTCGTTTCTCTAATTGATTTTGACCTCGGCGATTTTACGGATAATAAACAGCTTGGGAAGACAACTTTGGATTTTAATGTAGAAGGGCAGGGATTTGTGCAGGAAACCCTGAATACGGAAGTGATAGGGGAGGTGTACGCTATAGAATTCAATGATTACGAATACAATGATTTAAAGGTTTCGGGAATTTTAAAGGAGCAATTGTTTGACGGTACGCTTTTAAGTAATGATGAAAACATACAGTTTAGTTTTAAAGGACTTGCTGATTTTGGGGAGGCGAGAAACAATTTCAACTTTATTGCTTCTGTTGATTATGCAGACCTTAATAAATTAAATTTCATAAACGATAGCATTTCCATATTTAAGGGAAACGTAAATATGGATATTACGGGTAATACCCTTGATAATCTGGTCGGAGACGTAAAATTTACTAAAACTATATTCCAAAATAAGAATGATATCTACTATTTTGAAGATTTTAAGGTGTCCTCTACTTTTGAGAATAATAATATTCGGGTCATAGATATCAACTCACCAGATATTATTACGGGCTATTTAAAAGGTAGGTTTAAGGTAAAGGAGTTAGGCCGTTTGGTCCAGAACTCCTTAGGTAGTATTTATACCAATTACAGGCCTTTTCAAATTTCTGACGGGCAGACCCTTGCATTCAATTTTAAAATCTACAATAAAATTGTAGATGTTTTCTTTCCAGAAGTAAAGTTTGACCCTAATACCTTTATAAAAGGCAGGATTGTAGCAGATGAAGGCGATTTTAAACTCAATTTTAAATCGCCAAGTATAGTCGCTTTTGGTAATGAGGCCGATAATATTGATGTTAAAATCGATAATAAGAATCCGCTCTTCAATACCTATATTTCGGTGAGCGATCTTTCTACCAACTATTATGATGTAAAAGATTTCAACCTAATTAATACCACTTTAAAGGATACGCTGTTTTTTAGGACGGAATTTAAAGGAGGTAGTGAGCTCAACGATAGTTATAACCTTAATTTTTATCATACGTTTAACAAGGACAATAAGTCTGTAATCGGTTTAAAGACATCTGACGTAAACTTTAAAGGGAACAAATGGGTTCTTAATAAAGACGGGGACAATAAGAACAAAGTGGTTATTAACCGTACGTTAGATAGTATAGATATTCGTGAGATTGTAATGAACAATAGCGAGCAAGAGCAGATCAGGTTAAAAGGGCAATTGGCAGATTCTACATATAAAGACTTGCAGCTGCAGTTTAAAATAGTTTCCCTTAATAAGATAACCCCGGCTATAGACAGTCTTAAATTGCAAGGTGAGGTGAACGGAACCTTGAACATTTTGCAAAAAGATAATATTTATTTGCCATCTTCTAATTTGGCCGTAGAGGATTTTTCAATCAATGATATGCGCTTGGGGGACCTCACCGTAGGCATTGTTGGGAATAAGGATTTGACTGAATTTGCAGTTAATTCGCAAATTACGGACAAGGGGGTTGAGAAGTTGAGCGTGGTGGGTAATGTGAGTAACAAAGGGGATATTCCTACCAGTAATTTACTTGTTAGCTTAGATAAGTTTGATTTAGAGCCATTTGCGCCCTTGGGTGAGGATGTTATAAATAATATTAGAGGTTTTGTTAGTGGTAATGCGCGCATTCAAGGACCGGTAGATAATCCTGATTTTAGTGGTGTCCTTTCGTTGGACAAAGCTGGACTGGGCATACCTTATTTGAATGTGAATTATAATTTTGCCGCTAATTCAAGAGTGAATTTGGATAAGCAAACGTTTGATTTTGATCAGATTAAAATTACCGATGTAGATAAGAAAACCAAAGCAACATTAGATGGGACTATCTCTCATTCCTTTTTTGATAATTGGGTCCTAGATTTAAATGTAGACACCAAGAATGACCGTCTTTTAATATTGAATACAGATTTTGAGGAAGAGGTTCTGTATTATGGTACGGGTTATTTAGATGGAAAAGGAAGGATATTTGGGCCAACAAAGGCTTTGAATATAAAGGTTGAAGGAAAAACGGCAAGGGGTACTTCTTTGAAAATTCCGCTGAGCGATGTGGCGTCGGTAGGGGATTATTCATTCATAAATTTTGTAGAAAAGAATCAGTTAAACCACGTTGAAGAAGAGCGTATTCTTGATGAATTTCAGGGGTTGGAACTCACATTTGATTTAGATGTTACGCCAGATGCGGAGGTTGAAATTGTAACGGATACCAAAACAGGAAGTTCGTTAAAAGGAAGTGGTGTTGGTATTTTGTTAATCCGTATCAATACACGGGGTGCTTTTGAAATGTACGGTGATTTTGTAGTAGTAGAAGGGCAGTACAATTATAAATTTGGCGGTGTAATCAATAAAACTTTTCAAGTACAGCCCGGTGGTACCATTGTTTGGGATCGAGAACCGCTAAAAGCAACTTTGGATTTAGAGGCAGTTTATGCATTAAATGCCAATCCAGCGCCGCTACTGGATAATCCAGGGTACACAAGGCGAATAGCAACAGAGGTGGTAATTAAGCTAACGGATGACCTTGAAAGCCCGGATATTGAGTTTAATATTGATTTTCCGGGAACAAATTCCATTGTGCAATCAGAGTTGGAATATAGGCTACAGGATCCTACCGTAGAGGAAAAGAATGCACTGTTTTTATTGGCACAGGGTTCTTTTGTAAATGACCAAACCGGTATTGACCAACAAGCGGTAACGGGTAACTTGTTACAGTCCGCTTCGGGGCTGTTGAATCAGGTTTTAGGGAATAATGATAAATTCAATCTTGGATTATCCTATGAGCAGGGTATTTTGGATAGAAGTGCGGATTATCAGACAGAAAACAGAATAGGGGTAACCGTCTCCACCCAAATTAGTGATCGTTTACTTTTTAATGGTAAAGTAGGGGTTCCGGTAGGTGGAACTACGGAAACCGTTGTTGCTGGTAATTTTGAAATTCAGCTGTTATTGAACGAGGAAGGGACTTTAAGTGCCAAGTTTTTCAACCGGGAGAATGAAATTCAGGAATATTTAGCGGATAGATTAGGGTATACTCAGGGTGTAGGTATCTCTTATGAGGTAGATTTTAACAGTTTTAGGGAGCTTTTTAAAAATCTTTTGAAAAAAGAAGAACCTAAAGAAAAACTTCCGGACCCCAAGGAAGTGCCAAGTGCTGTAATGGGTAAGGATAGTCTATTGCGATTTTACCCAAAGGATAAACGGTTAAACTAA
- the pfkA gene encoding 6-phosphofructokinase: MASEIKKIGVLTSGGDSPGMNAAIRSVVRTCAYMKVDCVGIYRGYQGMIEGDFKPMDARSVNNIINKGGTILKSARCDDFRTPEGRKKAYEQLQAEGIDAFVVIGGDGSFTGAMVFNQEYHFPIIGIPGTIDNDIFGTSNTVGFDTAMNTVVDVIDKIRDTASSHNRLFFVEVMGRDVGHIALNVGVGAGAEEILIPEANRGLERLLESLKRSKKSGKSSSIVVVAEGDKIGKSVFELKEYVEEHLPIYDVRVSVLGHMQRGGSPSCYDRVLASRMGVKAVESLLEGQTNFMVGIQNNKIILTPISKAIKGHTKIDKELIRVSEIMTT, from the coding sequence ATGGCTTCAGAAATAAAGAAAATAGGTGTTTTGACCTCAGGAGGAGATTCCCCCGGTATGAATGCAGCAATACGCTCCGTGGTTAGAACTTGTGCCTACATGAAAGTAGATTGCGTAGGTATCTATAGAGGATACCAGGGCATGATAGAAGGGGATTTTAAGCCAATGGACGCAAGAAGCGTTAACAACATCATCAATAAGGGTGGGACCATTCTTAAATCTGCACGTTGTGACGACTTTAGAACTCCAGAAGGCAGGAAAAAGGCCTACGAACAGTTACAGGCAGAAGGCATAGATGCTTTTGTTGTAATTGGCGGAGATGGCAGTTTTACCGGAGCAATGGTATTCAATCAAGAATATCATTTTCCTATAATAGGTATACCTGGTACAATAGACAATGATATATTTGGAACATCCAATACGGTGGGCTTTGATACGGCCATGAATACCGTTGTGGATGTAATTGATAAAATTAGGGATACAGCTAGTTCGCATAACCGACTTTTCTTTGTAGAGGTTATGGGTAGGGATGTAGGTCATATTGCATTAAACGTAGGTGTTGGTGCAGGAGCGGAAGAAATTCTAATTCCTGAGGCTAACCGTGGCCTTGAGCGTTTGCTTGAGTCTTTAAAACGAAGCAAAAAATCGGGAAAATCCTCCAGTATCGTAGTAGTTGCCGAAGGTGATAAAATCGGAAAAAGCGTTTTTGAGCTTAAGGAATATGTAGAGGAACATTTGCCAATATATGATGTAAGGGTGTCCGTACTAGGGCATATGCAGCGTGGTGGTTCCCCATCTTGTTATGACAGGGTCTTGGCAAGTAGAATGGGCGTAAAAGCTGTGGAAAGTTTGTTGGAAGGTCAGACCAATTTTATGGTTGGTATTCAGAACAACAAAATTATATTAACTCCTATCAGTAAGGCTATAAAAGGGCATACTAAAATAGATAAGGAGCTTATTAGAGTATCGGAAATAATGACAACATAA
- the gap gene encoding type I glyceraldehyde-3-phosphate dehydrogenase — MSDLKIGINGFGRIGRLVFRETVRREGVDVVAINDLLDVEHLAYLLKYDSVHGKFDGTVDIQDGNLIVNGKTVRITAERDPKSIKWDAVGAEIVAECTGIFTTLEMAQYHIDGGAKKVVISAPSKDAPMFVMGVNHKEVKASNTIVSNASCTTNCLAPMAKVLNDNFGIEEALMTTVHATTATQMTVDGPSKKDWRGGRSAMLNIIPASTGAAKAVTKVIPALEGKLTGMAFRVPTADVSVVDLTVRLEKETSYEEIKKAFKAASEGELSGVLGYTEEAVVSQDFVSDKRTSIFDAGAGIELNSKFFKLICWYDNEAGFSNKMVDLAQHVASL; from the coding sequence ATGTCAGATTTAAAAATAGGGATTAACGGATTCGGCCGTATCGGAAGATTGGTTTTTAGGGAAACTGTAAGAAGAGAAGGTGTAGATGTAGTGGCAATCAACGATTTGTTGGATGTTGAGCACTTAGCTTACCTTTTAAAGTACGATTCGGTACACGGTAAATTTGATGGTACTGTTGATATTCAAGATGGTAACTTGATCGTCAATGGAAAAACAGTAAGAATTACTGCAGAACGTGACCCAAAAAGTATTAAATGGGATGCTGTTGGCGCTGAAATAGTTGCTGAATGTACTGGTATCTTCACTACTTTGGAAATGGCTCAATACCATATTGATGGTGGTGCTAAAAAGGTAGTTATTTCTGCTCCTTCTAAAGATGCGCCAATGTTCGTTATGGGTGTTAACCATAAGGAAGTTAAAGCTTCTAATACAATTGTTTCCAATGCCTCTTGTACTACCAATTGTTTAGCTCCAATGGCTAAGGTATTGAATGATAACTTTGGTATTGAGGAAGCATTGATGACTACGGTTCATGCTACTACAGCAACACAAATGACTGTTGATGGTCCTTCTAAGAAAGACTGGAGAGGTGGTAGAAGTGCAATGTTAAATATTATTCCTGCGTCTACGGGTGCAGCTAAAGCGGTAACTAAAGTAATTCCTGCATTAGAAGGAAAACTTACGGGTATGGCATTTAGAGTTCCTACTGCTGATGTTTCTGTAGTGGATTTAACGGTCCGTCTAGAAAAAGAAACTTCTTACGAAGAAATCAAAAAAGCATTTAAAGCTGCTTCTGAAGGGGAGTTGAGCGGTGTTTTAGGTTATACTGAAGAAGCTGTTGTTTCTCAGGATTTCGTAAGTGATAAACGTACGAGTATTTTTGATGCCGGTGCCGGTATTGAACTAAACTCTAAGTTCTTCAAATTAATTTGCTGGTATGATAATGAGGCTGGTTTCTCTAACAAAATGGTAGATTTAGCTCAGCACGTTGCTAGTTTGTAA
- a CDS encoding N-acetylglucosamine kinase codes for MILIVDSGATKSDWIALDEKGNQLFMTQTLGLSPEVLTREVIEDRLANNFELSKNKEKVTRLHFYGAGCGTERMKNFLRDIFKDFFPNAKADVREDTYAAIFSTTKIGHQGIVCILGTGSNCSYYDGHQLFQKVTSLGYIPMDDGSGNFFGRKLIRDYYFHKMPQDLGIRFAKEHDLDADVIKENLYKQPNPNTYLATFARFLVENKNHPYCKGVIDKGFQQFVNNYIMQFELATKVPINFVGSIAHYLRDELITVLERNDLIVGVIRQRPIEGLMEFHAETI; via the coding sequence ATGATTTTAATTGTAGATAGTGGTGCCACAAAATCGGATTGGATTGCCTTGGATGAAAAGGGAAATCAGTTGTTTATGACCCAAACATTAGGTTTGAGTCCCGAAGTATTAACGAGGGAGGTTATAGAAGATAGATTGGCCAATAATTTTGAACTTTCTAAAAATAAAGAGAAGGTTACTCGGTTACATTTTTATGGTGCCGGATGTGGTACGGAGCGTATGAAAAATTTTCTGAGAGATATTTTCAAGGACTTTTTTCCGAATGCAAAGGCAGATGTTAGGGAGGATACTTATGCGGCTATTTTTTCCACCACAAAAATAGGGCATCAAGGTATTGTGTGTATCTTAGGTACAGGCTCTAACTGTAGTTATTATGATGGGCACCAGTTGTTTCAGAAGGTAACTTCATTGGGATATATACCAATGGATGATGGCAGTGGTAACTTTTTTGGTAGAAAACTAATTAGGGATTACTACTTTCATAAAATGCCTCAAGACTTAGGTATAAGATTCGCTAAAGAGCATGACTTAGATGCCGATGTGATAAAAGAGAACCTGTATAAGCAGCCCAATCCAAATACCTATTTGGCAACCTTTGCCAGGTTTTTAGTAGAGAATAAGAATCATCCGTATTGTAAAGGGGTTATAGACAAAGGCTTCCAGCAGTTCGTTAACAACTATATTATGCAGTTTGAGCTAGCTACCAAGGTGCCAATTAACTTTGTAGGTAGTATTGCACATTACTTGCGTGATGAGCTTATTACGGTACTGGAACGTAACGATTTAATTGTTGGTGTCATAAGACAAAGACCAATAGAAGGTTTGATGGAGTTTCATGCGGAAACCATCTAA
- a CDS encoding RidA family protein, which translates to MKKIINTPNAPAPIGPYNQAILSGDTLYISGQIPIDVATGKLIEGDIKKETRQSMENLKAILTEADMTFENVVKSSIFLNDMNQFTDVNEVYGAYFDSETAPARETVEVANLPKFVNVEISMIAVR; encoded by the coding sequence ATGAAAAAAATAATTAATACCCCAAATGCCCCAGCACCTATAGGTCCTTACAACCAAGCCATCCTTAGCGGAGATACTTTATATATTTCCGGTCAAATTCCTATTGACGTAGCCACTGGAAAACTAATTGAAGGTGATATTAAAAAAGAGACACGCCAGTCTATGGAAAATTTAAAGGCCATCCTTACCGAAGCGGATATGACTTTTGAAAATGTTGTTAAAAGCTCAATTTTCTTAAACGACATGAATCAATTTACAGATGTAAATGAAGTCTATGGGGCCTATTTTGATAGTGAGACCGCTCCTGCCAGAGAGACAGTAGAAGTTGCCAATCTACCAAAATTCGTAAATGTAGAAATTTCAATGATAGCTGTACGCTAA